From a single Nicotiana tomentosiformis chromosome 2, ASM39032v3, whole genome shotgun sequence genomic region:
- the LOC104091320 gene encoding protein S40-1-like: MEELYGGYNNNRNRGKTQKDGDFQEEDVWAYMKETDFSCSSSSRRVKKSSNSTIESIAVPLQKSSTPVKINDKKSKRVSKDGSLVSSDGAVYYGNVDINEVDEEDDYGDGMVPPHEYIARRLARNQVASFSMMEGVGRTLKGRDLSKMRNAILTKTGFLE; encoded by the coding sequence ATGGAAGAATTGTATGGTGGCTATAACAACAACAGAAACAGAGGAAAAACACAGAAAGATGGTGACTTTCAAGAAGAAGATGTATGGGCTTATATGAAGGAAACAGATTTTTCATGTTCATCATCCTCAAGAAGAGTTAAAAAAAGTAGTAATAGTACTATTGAGTCCATTGCTGTGCCACTACAGAAATCATCTACTCCTGTTAAGATCAATGACAAGAAATCAAAAAGAGTGTCAAAAGATGGTTCATTGGTTTCTTCTGATGGTGCAGTTTATTATGGAAATGTTGATATTAATGAAGTAGATGAAGAAGATGATTATGGAGATGGAATGGTTCCACCACATGAATATATAGCAAGAAGGTTAGCAAGAAATCAGGTTGCTTCATTTTCTATGATGGAAGGAGTTGGAAGGACTCTTAAGGGAAGGGACCTTAGCAAAATGAGGAATGCCATTTTAACAAAAACTGGTTTCTTGGAATAG